Proteins encoded within one genomic window of Pithys albifrons albifrons isolate INPA30051 chromosome 9, PitAlb_v1, whole genome shotgun sequence:
- the LBX1 gene encoding transcription factor LBX1: MTSKEEPKPSSGEERRRSPLDHLPPPANSNKPLTPFSIEDILNKPSVRRSYTLCGTAHLLSAAEKHPPAGLPLSGRALLSQTSPLCALEELASKTFKGLEVSVLQAAEGRDGMTIFGQRQTPKKRRKSRTAFTNHQIYELEKRFLYQKYLSPADRDQIAQQLGLTNAQVITWFQNRRAKLKRDLEEMKADVESAKKLGPNPAVDIVALAELEPSTEGRGKARPGSPPPPPAAAREPGAPPPPRPASPPTERPRSRRDSEEEEEEEEEDVEIDVDD; the protein is encoded by the exons ATGACCTCCAAGGAAGAACCCAAGCCCTCCTCGGGGGAAGAACGGCGGCGGAGCCCCTTGGATCATCTCCCACCGCCAGCCAACTCCAACAAGCCCCTCACCCCCTTCAGCATCGAGGACATCCTCAACAAGCCCTCGGTGCGGAGGAGTTACACGCTCTGCGGAACGGCCCACCTCCTTTCTGCCGCCGAGAAGCACCCCCCGGCCGGGCTGCCCCTCTCCGGCCGGGCGCTGCTTTCCCAGACCTCGCCCCTCTGCGCCCTGGAAGAGCTGGCCAGCAAGACCTTCAAGGGGCTGGAAGTCAGCGTACTGCAGGCGGCCGAAG GCCGGGACGGGATGACGATCTTCGGGCAGCGGCAAACGCCCAAGAAGCGTCGGAAGTCGCGGACGGCCTTCACCAACCACCAGATCTACGAGCTGGAGAAGCGGTTCCTCTACCAAAAATACCTGTCACCGGCGGACCGGGACCAGATCGCCCAGCAGCTGGGGCTTACCAACGCCCAGGTCATCACCTGGTTCCAGAACCGCCGCGCCAAACTCAAGAGAGACCTGGAGGAGATGAAGGCCGACGTGGAATCGGCCAAAAAGCTGGGCCCCAACCCCGCCGTGGACATCGTGGCCTTGGCCGAGCTGGAGCCCAGCACCGAGGGAAGGGGCAAGGCGAGACCCGGGTCCCCaccgccgccccccgccgccgcccgggaGCCCggcgccccgccgccgccccgccccgcctcGCCCCCCACGGAGCGGCCCCGCAGCCGCCGGGAcagcgaggaggaggaggaggaggaggaggaggacgtGGAGATCGACGTGGATGACTGA